One genomic window of Raphanus sativus cultivar WK10039 unplaced genomic scaffold, ASM80110v3 Scaffold1692, whole genome shotgun sequence includes the following:
- the LOC108821884 gene encoding uncharacterized protein LOC108821884 → MAERKLNLEAPLLSTRRMQKTSAVSVRRNKTFDFSHDFKTNDDSSSVPVLVPDMGLDHFTESASVPFTWEQAPGKLKGNDSTPQEEVFTPCPPPGKAIDRNLSSKTKQVDEEEEESEDVFSDARDTLSPKDSFSVNHSISGVSEYGATAEKKKTLNPCEDPQSRDFMLNRFLPAAKAMTMEQPHYALNRKPSSFMSEPTLQIRDLVPVEKRQNSKRYDECRVSPCYDHQDTDDKESEEEEDGEVSEYAYIPRRGCGMLPQLCFKESLSMMNTFKTKHKTTSHDGVKSSKVSQLRSRFQSVKQLAIDSVSKHKLSPVHPSMGKKFNSETNLTCPASSRSSSPYRHPRCMSPFRTTNATCFPDTRKETESLRANRLNKHIRSMSMSQELLYPNGSTENSPKSTSDHHSSIFPEESEKEPNTSSCRSPLAPPSPKKPSESWLWHNLPSQIPSRRYPFHPQKQDLNDNNNYRNVTKWETIVKTSYLHRDHIRYSEELVAHTSLQ, encoded by the exons ATGGCAGAGAGGAAACTGAACTTGGAAGCACCTCTTCTTTCAACAAGGCGGATGCAGAAGACATCAGCAGTTTCTGTGCGTAGAAACAAGACATTTGACTTCAGTCATGACTTTAAGACGAATGATGATTCTTCCTCTGTTCCAGTTCTTGTTCCAGATATGGGTTTAGATCACTTCACCGAGTCTGCCTCTGTTCCTTTCACATGGGAGCAAGCCCCTGGGAAATTAAAAGGAAATGATTCCACACCTCAGGAGGAAGTCTTCACACCATGTCCTCCTCCAGGGAAAGCCATTGATAGGAACCTTAGTTCAAAGACTAAACAAgttgatgaagaggaagaagagtcAGAGGATGTGTTCTCTGATGCTCGTGATACACTCTCTCCCAAGGACTCCTTTTCTGTAAACCACAGCATAAGTGGTGTGAGTGAATACGGTGCAACTgctgagaagaagaaaacactAAACCCTTGTGAGGATCCTCAATCACGGGACTTCATGTTGAACCGTTTTTTACCAGCTGCCAAAGCAATGACTATGGAGCAGCCTCACTATGCTTTGAATCGTAAACCATCGAGTTTTATGTCTGAACCGACGTTACAGATAAGAGACTTAGTACCAGTGGAGAAGCGGCAAAATTCTAAAAGGTATGATGAGTGTAGAGTCTCACCTTGTTATGATCACCAAGACACAGATGATAAAGAAagcgaggaggaggaggatggtgAAGTTTCTGAGTATGCTTATATTCCAAGGAGAGGTTGTGGTATGTTGCCACAGTTGTGCTTTAAAGAATCTCTCAGTATGATGAACACTTTTAAAACCAAACACAAGACAACAAGCCATGATGGAGTCAAGTCAAGCAAGGTTTCTCAACTCAGATCTAGGTTCCAATCTGTTAAACAG CTGGCTATTGATTCAGTTTCGAAGCACAAGCTGAGTCCGGTTCATCCAAGCATGGGGAAGAAGTTCAACTCTGAAACGAACCTAACTTGTCCCGCAAGTAGTAGGTCTTCATCTCCTTACAGACACCCTAGATGTATGTCACCATTTCGCACTACAAACGCCACGTGTTTCCCTGACACTCGTAAGGAAACAGAGAGCCTGAGAGCTAACAGGTTGAACAAGCATATTAGAAGCATGAGCATGTCTCAGGAATTACTCTACCCAAACGGTTCCACCGAGAATTCTCCCAAGAGTACTAGTGACCATCATAGTTCAATCTTTCCAGAGGAATCAGAGAAGGAACCAAACACCTCCTCTTGCAGGTCACCTCTTGCACCACCGTCGCCTAAAAAGCCTTCTGAGTCTTGGCTTTGGCATAATCTGCCATCTCAGATCCCTTCACGTAGATATCCTTTCCATCCTCAAAAGCAGGATCTTAATGACAACAACAACTACAGGAATGTTACCAAGTGGGAAACTATTGTTAAGACTTCCTACCTGCACAGAGATCATATTCGATATTCCGAA GAACTGGTTGCTCATACATCTCTTCAATGA